The Daucus carota subsp. sativus chromosome 9, DH1 v3.0, whole genome shotgun sequence genome window below encodes:
- the LOC108202092 gene encoding putative germin-like protein 2-1, whose protein sequence is MPIKFIYLGLLAIMSAAALASDGPSLQDFCVADAKSSVLVNGKACKDPKLVTASDFSLAGLHLAGNTNNAVGSRVTPAFAAHIPGLNTLGISMVRLDIAPSGINPLHIHPRATEILTVIEGTLEVGFITSNPDNRLLTKILKKGDVFVFPEGLIHYQKNIGKSHAVAIGALNSQNPGVITIANAVFGSNPSIPSSILAKAFQVDKKLIPVMRTQFKI, encoded by the exons ATGCCTATAAAGTTTATTTACCTAGGATTGCTGGCCATAATGTCTGCAGCAGCTCTGGCCTCTGACGGCCCTTCTCTACAAGATTTCTGTGTTGCTGATGCCAAGAGTTCCG TTCTAGTGAATGGAAAGGCATGCAAGGATCCCAAGCTTGTTACGGCCAGTGATTTTTCTTTAGCTGGACTTCATCTAGCTGGTAATACCAATAATGCTGTTGGCTCAAGAGTGACTccagcatttgctgcacatatACCAGGACTCAACACCCTTGGCATTTCAATGGTGCGCCTTGACATAGCACCATCAGGCATAAACCCTCTGCACATCCACCCGCGTGCTACTGAAATCCTCACAGTCATAGAGGGTACCCTTGAAGTTGGATTTATCACCTCGAACCCTGATAATCGCCTTCTTACCAAGATACTAAAAAAGGGAGATGTGTTTGTGTTCCCTGAGGGTCTCATTCATTACCAGAAAAATATTGGAAAGTCTCATGCAGTTGCTATTGGAGCTCTAAACAGCCAGAATCCTGGTGTTATTACAATTGCTAATGCAGTGTTTGGGTCAAACCCTTCGATTCCTAGTAGTATTCTGGCAAAGGCGTTCCAGGTTGATAAAAAGTTGATCCCAGTGATGCGGACACAATTCAAGATTTAA
- the LOC108202166 gene encoding putative germin-like protein 2-1 codes for MAVKFIYLIFLAIMSAAVLASDGPTLQDFCVADLKSSTQVNGKACKDPKLVTASDFSLGGFHLAGNTSNAVGSRVTPAFAAHIPGLNTLGISMVRLDIAPSGINPLHTHPRATEILTVIEGTLEVGFITSNPDNRLISTILKEGDVFVFPEGLIHYQKNIGKSHAVAIGALNSQNPGVITIANAVFGSNPSIPSDVLAKAFQVNKKLIPVMRSQFKI; via the exons ATGGCTGTGAAATTTATTTACCTAATCTTCCTGGCCATAATGTCTGCAGCTGTGTTGGCCTCTGATGGTCCTACTCTACAAGATTTCTGTGTTGCTGATCTGAAGAGTTCCA CTCAAGTGAATGGAAAGGCATGCAAGGATCCGAAGCTCGTTACAGCCAGTGATTTTTCTTTAGGAGGATTTCATCTGGCTGGTAACACATCGAATGCTGTTGGCTCAAGGGTGACTccagcatttgctgcacatatACCAGGACTCAACACCCTTGGCATTTCAATGGTGCGCCTTGACATAGCACCATCGGGCATAAACCCTCTGCACACGCACCCACGTGCTACTGAAATTCTTACAGTTATAGAGGGTACCCTTGAAGTTGGATTTATCACCTCGAACCCTGATAATCGCCTCATTTCCACCATACTAAAAGAGGGAGATGTGTTTGTGTTCCCTGAGGGTCTTATTCATTACCAGAAAAACATTGGAAAGTCCCATGCAGTTGCTATTGGAGCTCTTAACAGCCAGAACCCGGGTGTGATTACAATTGCTAACGCAGTGTTTGGGTCAAACCCTTCGATTCCTAGTGATGTTTTGGCAAAGGCTTTCCAGGTCAATAAGAAGTTGATCCCAGTGATGCGGTCACAATTTAAGATTTGA
- the LOC108202028 gene encoding transcription factor bHLH91, producing the protein MIVNPELYEEGSACIDPSHMQYQALQEDGYSQTMVQNCNSTNFSMDDQQQMLSYPQQDAAAAAAAAAANMELEINQQMGLDLENCYNPNNNGEPHLMQDQNHQPSWETHQVLNFNHYQQIQEMQHNSNNNCSLENTANQYPQTPDLLNLFHLPNCSSSVLPNSSITFTNPTHKSGFFGDLPNTQDTTVGSSSVLYDPMFHLNLPPPPPIFRDLFQSNFPHGYNFSGTRNGALFDGMEDTEGNGEFDAGVLEFSRDLNCLGKGKGGKDVKHFATEKQRRVHLNGKYAVLKNLVPISTKPDRASVVGDAIDYIKELQRTVNELQILVEKKRYSRERLRRHMTEDESVLEVESKNMMKPQGDSDQAYNGNALRSSWLQRKSKNTEVDVRIIDDEVTIKLVQQKRINSLLFVSKVLDELQLDLQHVAGGLIGDFYSFLFNTKICEGSSVYASAIANKLIDVVDREYAASQPTSSY; encoded by the exons ATGATTGTGAATCCAGAATTGTATGAAGAGGGCAGTGCATGCATTGATCCATCCCACATGCAATATCAAGCACTTCAAGAAGATGGTTACTCACAAACTATGGTCCAAAATTGCAATTCTACCAATTTTTCCATGGATGATCAGCAACAAATGCTCTCTTATCCTCAGCAAGATGCTGCTGCAGCTGCCGCGGCTGCTGCAGCCAACATGGAGCTCGAGATCAACCAGCAAATGGGGCTAGACCTTGAGAATTGTTACAATCCTAACAATAATGGTGAGCCTCATTTGATGCAAGACCAAAATCATCAGCCTAGTTGGGAGACTCATCAAGTTTTGAACTTTAATCATTACCAGCAAATTCAAGAAATGCAACATAATAGTAACAATAATTGTTCGTTGGAAAACACGGCTAATCAATACCCTCAAACACCtgatcttttaaatctttttcaCTTGCCTAATTGCTCATCTTCTGTGCTCCCAAACTCATCAATCACATTCACAAACCCGACGCACAAATCAGGCTTTTTTGGCGATTTACCAAACACTCAAGACACCACGGTGGGCTCAAGTTCTGTTCTTTATGACCCAATGTTTCATTTGAACCTTCCTCCACCTCCTCCTATATTTAGGGACTTGTTTCAGTCTAATTTTCCACATGGGTACAATTTTTCTGGCACGAGAAATGGAGCGTTGTTTGATGGAATGGAGGATACGGAAGGTAATGGTGAATTTGATGCTGGGGTTTTGGAGTTCAGTAGAGACTTAAATTGTTTGGGTAAAGGCAAGGGAGGTAAAGATGTCAAACACTTTGCTACTGAGAAGCAAAGGAGAGTGCACTTGAATGGCAAGTACGCAGTTTTGAAAAACTTAGTTCCCATCTCAACCAAG CCTGATAGAGCTTCAGTTGTGGGGGATGCAATTGACTACATAAAAGAACTCCAGAGAACAGTGAATGAGCTACAAATTCTGGTTGAGAAAAAAAGGTATAGCAGAGAAAGGCTAAGAAGGCACATGACTGAGGATGAATCTGTGTTGGAAGTTGAGAGCAAAAACATGATGAAGCCTCAGGGTGATTCGGACCAGGCCTATAACGGGAATGCACTAAGAAGCTCATGGCTCCAGAGGAAGTCCAAGAACACTGAGGTTGATGTTCGAATCATTGACGATGAAGTAACCATCAAACTGGTTCAACAGAAAAGGATCAACAGTTTGTTGTTTGTGTCTAAGGTTCTTGATGAGCTTCAGTTGGATCTTCAACATGTCGCTGGTGGACTTATCGGTGATTTCTACAGTTTTCTCTTTAATACAAAG ATTTGTGAAGGTTCTTCAGTTTATGCAAGCGCAATTGCAAACAAGCTAATTGATGTCGTGGATAGGGAATATGCAGCCAGCCAACCAACTAGTAGCTACTAG